One region of Cyanobium sp. M30B3 genomic DNA includes:
- the gpmI gene encoding 2,3-bisphosphoglycerate-independent phosphoglycerate mutase: MLTILDGWGYRHDAAHNAIRAADTPVMDALWHAYPHTLIEASGAAVGLPDDQMGNSEVGHLTIGSGRIIRQELVRIGQAVRDGSIARNSALNALADRLLANGGCLHLVGLCSDGGVHSHVDHLGGLLQWAAARGIKDVCVHVITDGRDTPPTSAPTYVARVEELIQQAGVGRIATLCGRYWAMDRDHRWERTEKAYRLLTEPGPVTASSAAAAISEAYGSGVEDEFIEPVRLAEGSVKAGDGLVCFNFRPDRARQLIRAFVLPEFDQFSRERIEDLAVVTFTQYEKGLPVAVAFPPESLDGLLGQVISDAGLRQFRTAETEKYPHVTYFMNGGIEQAFPGEDRHLVPSPRVATYDQSPAMSAEQLTDSCIAAINKGIYSLVVINYANPDMVGHTGQMLATTEAITTVDRCVGRLLEATGRMGGTMLITADHGNAELMQGSDGRPWTAHTTNPVPVILVEGEKRKLPGLGNDIELRVHGGLADIAPTVLEILGLDKPEKMSGQSLIQAAGVGQAATRIPQTLGV, encoded by the coding sequence GTGCTCACCATCCTGGATGGCTGGGGCTATCGCCACGACGCCGCCCACAACGCCATCCGTGCGGCTGACACCCCGGTGATGGACGCCCTCTGGCACGCCTATCCCCACACGTTGATCGAGGCCAGCGGCGCGGCAGTTGGCCTGCCCGACGATCAGATGGGCAATTCCGAGGTGGGGCACCTCACCATCGGCTCCGGCCGGATCATCCGCCAGGAGCTGGTGCGCATCGGCCAGGCCGTGCGCGATGGTTCGATCGCCCGCAATTCCGCCCTCAATGCCCTGGCCGATCGGCTGCTGGCCAACGGGGGCTGCCTGCACCTGGTGGGGCTGTGCTCCGATGGCGGCGTTCACAGCCACGTGGACCATCTGGGCGGCCTGCTGCAGTGGGCTGCCGCCCGGGGCATCAAGGATGTGTGCGTGCACGTGATCACCGACGGTCGCGACACCCCGCCCACCAGCGCGCCCACCTACGTGGCCCGGGTGGAGGAGTTGATCCAGCAGGCAGGGGTGGGGCGCATCGCCACACTCTGCGGCCGCTACTGGGCGATGGACCGGGACCATCGCTGGGAACGCACCGAGAAGGCCTATCGCCTGCTCACTGAACCCGGCCCCGTCACAGCCAGCAGCGCCGCCGCCGCCATCAGCGAGGCCTATGGCTCCGGGGTCGAGGACGAGTTCATCGAGCCGGTTCGTCTGGCCGAAGGAAGCGTGAAGGCCGGCGATGGACTGGTGTGTTTCAACTTCCGCCCGGATCGTGCCCGCCAGTTGATCCGCGCCTTCGTGCTGCCTGAGTTCGACCAGTTCTCCCGTGAGCGAATCGAGGATCTGGCGGTGGTGACCTTCACCCAGTACGAGAAGGGGCTGCCTGTTGCCGTGGCCTTCCCCCCCGAATCCCTCGACGGCCTGCTCGGCCAGGTGATCTCCGATGCCGGACTGCGCCAGTTCCGCACCGCCGAAACCGAGAAGTATCCGCACGTCACCTACTTCATGAACGGTGGCATCGAACAGGCCTTCCCCGGCGAAGACCGCCACCTGGTGCCCTCCCCCCGGGTGGCCACCTACGACCAGTCGCCTGCGATGTCGGCCGAGCAACTCACCGACAGTTGCATCGCCGCCATCAACAAGGGCATCTACTCCCTGGTGGTGATCAACTACGCCAATCCGGACATGGTGGGGCACACCGGTCAGATGCTGGCCACCACGGAGGCGATCACCACGGTGGACCGCTGCGTAGGCAGATTGCTGGAGGCCACCGGCCGGATGGGAGGCACGATGCTGATCACCGCCGACCACGGCAACGCCGAGCTGATGCAGGGATCGGACGGACGGCCCTGGACCGCCCACACCACCAATCCGGTGCCCGTGATCCTGGTGGAAGGGGAAAAACGCAAACTACCCGGACTGGGCAATGACATCGAACTGCGGGTGCACGGCGGCCTCGCCGATATCGCCCCCACGGTGCTGGAGATCCTGGGCCTGGACAAACCCGAAAAGATGAGCGGACAGTCGCTGATTCAGGCCGCCGGCGTTGGCCAGGCAGCCACCCGCATTCCCCAGACCCTCGGCGTCTAG
- the pyrR gene encoding bifunctional pyr operon transcriptional regulator/uracil phosphoribosyltransferase PyrR, translating into MDRLVILNGEELARTLDRLASQVLEATSDTRQLVLVGIPTRGIALAGVLAARLEALCGHPVDLGSLDPTFHRDDLARVGTRLVQATDLPADLSRRHVVLVDDVIFTGRTVRAALEALQAWGRPGRVSLLVMVDRGHRELPIQPDFCGRVVPTSRQESIQVCLMGIDGEEGVLLLRP; encoded by the coding sequence ATGGATCGCCTGGTCATTCTCAACGGCGAGGAGCTGGCGCGCACCCTGGATCGCCTTGCTTCCCAGGTGCTGGAAGCCACGTCAGACACCCGCCAACTGGTTCTGGTTGGAATCCCCACCCGTGGCATAGCCCTGGCGGGCGTTCTTGCTGCTCGCCTGGAAGCCCTGTGCGGCCACCCGGTGGATCTGGGAAGTCTGGATCCCACCTTCCACCGCGATGACCTGGCGAGGGTGGGCACCCGTCTGGTGCAGGCCACCGATCTGCCGGCCGATCTGAGCCGCCGCCACGTGGTGCTGGTGGACGACGTGATTTTCACTGGGCGAACAGTGCGCGCTGCCCTGGAAGCGCTGCAGGCCTGGGGGCGTCCGGGCCGGGTGAGTCTGCTGGTGATGGTGGATCGGGGCCACCGGGAACTGCCGATCCAGCCCGATTTCTGTGGCCGGGTGGTTCCCACCAGCCGTCAGGAGTCGATTCAGGTGTGCCTGATGGGGATCGACGGCGAGGAGGGCGTGCTGTTGCTGCGCCCCTGA
- a CDS encoding ferredoxin-thioredoxin reductase variable chain, with translation MQPGDPVRVCQSVVVFHHPQHRGEAFDLQGQEGEVHTVLNDWKGRVISPNLPVIVAFGKFRAHFRADELERL, from the coding sequence CTGCAGCCGGGGGATCCGGTGAGGGTGTGCCAGTCGGTGGTGGTCTTCCACCATCCCCAGCACCGGGGTGAGGCCTTCGACCTGCAGGGCCAGGAGGGCGAGGTGCACACCGTCCTGAACGACTGGAAAGGACGGGTGATCAGTCCGAACCTGCCCGTGATCGTGGCCTTCGGCAAGTTCCGGGCCCACTTCCGTGCCGACGAGCTGGAACGCCTCTGA